Proteins found in one Gopherus flavomarginatus isolate rGopFla2 chromosome 18, rGopFla2.mat.asm, whole genome shotgun sequence genomic segment:
- the LOC127036887 gene encoding olfactory receptor 1E5-like produces the protein MGLGNGTGVSEFVLLGLASRPATCHLLFPLFLGIYLATLLGNLLVSLLIRWDPRLRRAPMYFFLAHLSLADVGFTSAAAPTALGTLAFGSWAMPYAACLAQSYVFITFRVLENFLLAVMAYDRYLAVCCPLRYTAVMSPGRRWGLVGASGGLAQLHALLHTLLLARLPFPARPRLHHFFCDLRQLLALAGGDTWSNHAAILAEGSLAVLGPLLLVAGSYGRIVATLAQLPTARGWSRALSTCRAHLAMVALFYGTVIGLFIRPAGHYAPWQDMVATLLYSTVTPLLNPFIYSLRNQEMKGALRRVLGRGAAPQGA, from the coding sequence ATGGGGCTGGGGAACGGGACCGGCGTCTCCGAGTTCGTCCTGCTGGGCCTCGCTTCCCGCCCGGCTACATGCCACCTGCTCTTCCCCCTCTTCCTGGGCATCTACCTGGCCACCCTGCTGGGCAACCTTCTGGTGTCCCTGCTGATCCGCTGGGACCCCCGCCTGCGCCGggcccccatgtacttcttcctggccCACCTCTCGCTGGCCGACGTGGGCTTCACCTCGGCCGCGGCCCCCACGGCACTGGGGACCCTGGCATTCGGGAGCTGGGCAATGCCGTATGCCGCCTGCCTGGCCCAGAGCTACGTCTTCATCACCTTCAGGGTGCTGGAGAACTTCCTGCTGGCCGTCATGGCCTACGACCGCTACCTGGCCGTCTGCTGCCCGCTCCGCTACACCGCCGTGATGAGCCCTGGGCGCCGCTGGGGGCTGGTGGGCGCCTCCGGGGGGCTGGCCCAGCTCCATGCCCTGTTGCACACCCTGCTCCTCGCCCGCCTGCCCTTCCCCGCCCGCCCCCGCCTCCACCACTTCTTCTGCGACCTGCGccagctcctggccctggccGGCGGGGACACCTGGTCCAACCACGCCGCCATCTTGGCCGAGGGCAGCCTGGCCGTGCTGGGGCCGCTGCTCCTGGTGGCCGGCTCCTACGGGCGCATCGTGGCCACCCTGGCCCAGCTGCCCACCGCCAGGGGCTGGAGCCGGGCCCTCTCCACCTGCAGGGCCCATCTGGCCATGGTGGCCCTGTTCTATGGGACTGTCATCGGGCTTTTCATCCGGCCCGCCGGCCACTACGCCCCCTGGCAGGACATGGTGGCCACCCTGCTCTACTCCACTGTCACCCCCCTCCTCAACCCCTTCATCTACAGCCTCCGCAACCAGGAGATGAAGGGGGCTCTCCGgcgggtgctggggaggggggcggcaCCCCAGGGAGCCTAG